From the Apteryx mantelli isolate bAptMan1 chromosome 29, bAptMan1.hap1, whole genome shotgun sequence genome, the window aggctgatcctctgcactcctggggggcagatgggtgccgtggggagcaaaggaggtagaggggtgcagtaggagtcaatgggggcagtggggtgcaatgtgggggcagggagggcagagaggtgccatgggggaggggggaaagaggggtgccttggggtgccataggggcagaggggcaccctggaggggggggaggcagaagtgtgcaatgggggcagggctgtgcaatgtggtacaatgtgggcagaagggtactgtggggggtcagagaggggagtggggggcaattggtgcaatggggtgcaatgggaagcagagagggcagggaggtgccatgggggtcagaagggtgcaatggggtgcacatgtggcagagagggcagaggggtgccatggtgggcagagggggcacaggggtgtcatggggggcagtagatgccatttggtgcaatggggtgcaatgggaggcagtgggggcagaagcatgcaatggggtaccatagggacAGAGGGGTGGCATGGAGGGCAGAGGGACCAGAGGGGTACAATGAGGGGCAGTGAGTTAAGGggtgtaatggtgtgatatggggggcagaagggtgcaatggtgtgccatgcagggcagaaaggtgctgtgggggatgccatgggggggggggtcagaagggtgcaatgggatgcaatgggggcagaagggttcaatgtggtgccttggggacagaggggtacaatggtgggcgatgggggcagaagggtgccatggggggcagaggggtgtagtggggggggTTGAATGGTGCAAcatggtgccatgggggctgaggggtgccatggggtgcaattggggcagagtgctgccataaggagcagagaggtgccatgcggggcagagagggccaagggttgccatggggggcagacgaggctgaaggctgctatggggagcagtgggggcagaggggtgcagtggTGTGCCATAGGGCCAGAGGGGCGCAATGGGGagtagaggggtgcaatggggggggcagaggggacagaggtgTGCAACTGGGTGCCATAgagagagaggtgccatggggggcagaagggtgcagagGGGTACAAGTGGGTGCCATAGGGGCAACGGGACACCAtggggggggcagtggggacagaggggtgcaatggggtacAGATGGGTCTGAAGGGTGCTATGGAGTGCCATagaggcagaggggtgccatggggggcagtgagGGCATCAGGGTACaatggggtgccatggggggcagagggggcagaggggtgccatagggtgcaatggggtgccacgggggcagaggggtgccatagggtACAACATGGGGCAGAAGTTTGCAACagtgggcagagtggacagcagggtgccatggggggcaaaggaggcagagggggcagagggctgcaatagggtgcaatgggagcagaggggtgtcgtggggggcagagaggtcacagcagtgcaattggttgccaggggggcagaggggtgcagtgggggggcagtgaggccattggggtgcaacggggtgcaatggggtgctctgggaggtgggggggttccatgcagggcagaggtagcagaagggtgcatggggtgcaataggggcagaggggtgccatagggggctgtgggtggcatttgggggcagtggggacagacatgaccccccatgtccccctgccctgtcccagccctgtgtctccattccccgccccggcccctgtgcccccccctccccatgtccccattcctccccagccccacaggaagccggggggaggaggggggtggctctggggtttgcggtgggacacggggacatgactgccaggaactggggggctgggctgtccctgtcctccatccccgcaggcctccatggcctcctgagcacccccccccatgtccccatacacttcccgCCTGCCCCAGTGACCTCAGATCCCCtctgtcccccccaggtctcccccgtccccccagttccccctaagcccccccccatcctcccagttcccCCGGtgcccccaagtccccttgttcccccagtttccccaggtgcctccagccccccagctcctcctttcctcctccttttctcccccaggtccccaaagtccccccccccggtccccccttgcctcctccttgtcaaCTCAGGTTCCCCCAAGCCCTCCAAATCCCCTTGTCCCCCCAAGCCccccctgtcccctccaagcccctcttgttcccccaggtCCCCTTGTCCCACCCAGTTTTACCaatcctcccagtttccccaggtcaccccaggtcctgccagccccccagctcctcctttgcctcccccttatctcccccaggtctctccttgccccctccttgtcacaccctcttcccccagctcctcccacctcccccaagtccccttgttcccccagtttccccaggtgcctccagccccccagctcccatcctacccccttatcccccccaggtccccaaagtcccccccaggtccccccttgcctcctccttgtccactcaggtcaccccaagccctccaaatcctccttgccccccccaagtccctcctgtgccctccaagcccctctggtccccccaagtcctcccaaacctcctcgtctCTCCCCCACCActctgatcaggtcactgttggggggaagctcgcagcccccccagtggggggacgtgacatgtggccaccctgcccggatgcctgggtccccccagccccccactgcggccactgtggtttccagggaggggggaggcccttcctgccctcagccccacagtgtgccccccacccccccccccagcgggtacataaggcaccctggggcacggggacagccagccatggccccaccgctgctggccctgctgcctgctgtcactggtggggaccgggatggggacatggagacttggggaggtggagggacgggaagggctggggacatggggacaaagggggacaggagggatggggcagacagggggccacagaggacagtggtggaggtgtggagagacaggagggatggggacatgggaggacGGGGcaacacagaggacagggatggggacatgggacgggaggggatgggagggatggggacaccagcagatggggataTGTGGGGATACAgtgggatggagacaagagggaacggggacatgggaggaaggaggggtggggataccaagggacatgggggggacagggatggggacaggggggtatgggagaatctgggataccggagggtcggggacatggaggggtggagacacagggtggtggggaggtgggaggtttggggacggtgcgggtgccagcggcccctgacgcagtgcccagccctgctgctggccggcatgggggccgaggggctgcaccccagggtcccggccgtgcccgcgagggccaaggggtgcagcccggacaccccagagtgccaggtcccctctgcctcgggggatggcctgcagctcctgttcgaggacctggagatgctggagaggatggtgagcgggcacggggtgcatggggggcaccctcgggggcactgggtgggcatcaaggaggtacccatgggggcacgcATGGGGACActcttgcaggcactgggtgggagctggcaagcactgggtggacatctatggggcacccatggggacactgggtgaGCACTGGGatggcatcagtagggacacccaggggggcactgggtgggcaccagtggggacgacaccatggggggcactgggtgggcaccagtggggacgacaccatggggggcactgggtgggcaccggtgggagctgtgggtgggccctggctggacACCGCTGGGGCACCCGGGGGGCAGGCAGGGTGCCCGGCGGATGCTCACGGTGCCGGGCATGCAGGGGGATGCTGGACAGGACcccggcgaactgcgctgcgcgatctgcaagaaggtcctcaagaagctcaagagtctggtgcccaacacgCACAACACGGTAGGGGCCAGGGCGTGCGAGGGGTGTGCGAGGGGCATGCGAggtccaggcaggggtgtgcaaggctgcgtgaggctgtgcaagggAAGGCCTGgcatgcaaggctgtgcaagggggtgcccaccattGAAAGCCGTGCGAAGCTGTGCAAGCTCGTGCAAGCCCacgcaaggcagtgcccaccatgcaaggccgtgggagctcatgcaagcctgcgcaaggccgtgccagcttgtgcaagcccgtgcaaggtggTGCCTGCCGTGCAAGGCCATGTGAGcccgtgcaaggcagtgctcacagtgcaaagccatgcaagcctgtgtgagctcatgcaagcccgtgcgagGCAGTGCCTGCCGTGCAAAGCCGTGCAAGCtcgtgcaagcccgtgcaagacggCGCCTGCCGCACGAGGCCACGCAAGCGTGTGCGGGCCTATGCGAGGCGGTGCCTGACGCGGGGCTCTGCCAGTGCAGACCCGGGTGACGCAGGCGGCCCGCaaggtgtgctccctgctgccacggGACATATCCGAACGCTGCAACAACCTGGTGAaccgctacctggagcccatcgaggcagggctggtgcgggacgaggagcccgccagcatctgcaccaacatccgctggtgccagccctgatcCCAGGTGAggctccctccctctccacccctccCACCCCATGGCTGGGGTCCCAGGCGTccaggcagccccaccccgggtgaagggcccttgtgcccggccgtgcccaccgcgagggctcagcggcaccagcagccgcttcaaagcggcacccggggtggggcggccgcccgggaatgcgcccgcacccatgggtgctgcaggcatggggacatggtgcccctccaggacggggacacagggtcatgggggctggtgggcgcgggaacagggacatgggggcacggggacatggtacccatgggggacagggacacagggacatggggatatggtgcctgtgggggatgggaaCATGGGATCATGGGGGGTctgagggacatggggacatgaggggcacagggacatgggggtatggggggggcacaggacatggtgcccatggggatggggacatggggggatgcagggacatggtgcccaaggggataagtatatggggggggcgggtgggggacacagtgcccatggggatgaggacatggggagcacagggacatggtgcccacgggaacagggacacgggtggcacagggacacggtgccaccactgtcccctcagttcagcctctctctcctcccaggtgccggctggctctgagggcacccgagggatcctgcgtcccctccagcgctgtcccctgcgccggcccccgcgccggccaccccttcccccagctcaataaagctttggcattgaaggagccggatcttgtgctcgccgacggggtgggggggacacccggccactgggatgggacaccaagggggacatggggacaccgaggggcacagggacatgggggacactgaggggcataggggacatggggacatcatGGGACATGGGGGACAATGGgagacactgaggagcatagggaacatggggacaccacggggcatggggggcaccgaagggcccggggacacaggggacatggtgccctggggcccccaagggaccctgggggtggcagcccaggccagCATCCCC encodes:
- the LOC136994483 gene encoding antimicrobial peptide NK-lysin-like; the protein is MAPPLLALLPAVTALLLAGMGAEGLHPRVPAVPARAKGCSPDTPECQVPSASGDGLQLLFEDLEMLERMGDAGQDPGELRCAICKKVLKKLKSLVPNTHNTTRVTQAARKVCSLLPRDISERCNNLVNRYLEPIEAGLVRDEEPASICTNIRWCQP